A region of Ignavibacteriota bacterium DNA encodes the following proteins:
- a CDS encoding T9SS type A sorting domain-containing protein, protein MQIFNMLGVEVAQTPSSVNYMKNTQTGASELLRIDVSHLPAGVYFIKIVGCNGACSIVEKFVKM, encoded by the coding sequence GTGCAAATATTCAATATGCTTGGAGTAGAGGTAGCACAGACGCCCTCGTCTGTGAATTATATGAAAAATACTCAGACGGGGGCGTCTGAGCTACTAAGAATTGATGTATCACATTTGCCCGCGGGTGTGTATTTCATCAAAATTGTTGGTTGCAATGGAGCTTGCTCCATTGTCGAAAAATTTGTGAAGATGTGA
- a CDS encoding T9SS type A sorting domain-containing protein: MSKISKFSTIICIILLSLILYYNESNANYDPTYCDEGDTTAWEGPITLIGMGLPPSVIGCADSNCIVTVKFYERNIPGWGYEFQVAEISFQNCDSACMVNPWKAAMWMIAVVRKNQMGLINNNDCYDQFTYKAATCWQHDIIFNSYIVCGGECCVGLYRICKRNGPSGDYLEFTQLQVTQRQTYNCTSPCNFIDCSSTMPSSFYGPNEMPNGDIGVFYPKMSIYESTPSKFIGIHPNPTNLKIEINLKLLSPGNYVISVYDINGSEHYKKEITIGSNHNLNLDINTSSYPNGMYSIIVTGTNGEVITGKFIKFR, translated from the coding sequence ATGAGTAAGATAAGTAAATTTTCAACGATAATCTGTATAATTTTATTATCTTTAATACTATATTATAATGAATCAAACGCAAATTACGACCCAACGTATTGTGATGAGGGCGACACAACAGCATGGGAAGGTCCAATCACCTTGATTGGAATGGGATTGCCACCCAGTGTAATTGGGTGCGCAGATTCAAATTGTATTGTTACAGTCAAGTTTTATGAACGTAACATACCTGGATGGGGGTATGAGTTTCAAGTAGCTGAAATTAGTTTCCAAAATTGTGATTCTGCTTGTATGGTAAATCCTTGGAAAGCAGCAATGTGGATGATTGCAGTTGTGAGAAAAAATCAAATGGGGCTAATAAATAATAATGATTGCTACGACCAATTTACATACAAGGCAGCAACTTGCTGGCAGCACGATATCATTTTCAATAGTTATATTGTTTGTGGTGGTGAATGTTGTGTTGGTTTATATAGAATTTGCAAGCGGAATGGACCTTCTGGTGATTATTTAGAATTTACACAATTACAGGTTACACAAAGACAGACCTATAATTGTACAAGTCCCTGTAATTTTATAGATTGTTCAAGTACAATGCCGAGTAGTTTTTATGGTCCTAATGAAATGCCAAATGGTGATATAGGAGTATTTTACCCCAAAATGAGTATTTATGAAAGTACACCTTCAAAGTTTATAGGTATTCATCCTAATCCAACGAATTTAAAAATTGAAATTAATTTGAAATTGCTTAGTCCAGGCAATTATGTAATTTCTGTTTATGATATTAATGGATCTGAACACTATAAAAAAGAAATAACTATAGGTTCTAATCATAATTTAAATTTGGATATAAATACTTCATCTTACCCAAATGGAATGTACAGTATAATTGTAACAGGAACAAATGGAGAAGTTATAACAGGTAAATTTATTAAGTTTAGGTAA
- a CDS encoding T9SS type A sorting domain-containing protein → MKTSEVLETSDVSTVQIFDMLGLEVAQTPSSVNNMKNTQTGAPELLRIDVSHLPAGVYFVKINCSNGACSIVEKFVKM, encoded by the coding sequence TTGAAAACTTCCGAAGTTTTGGAAACATCGGATGTTTCCACAGTACAAATATTTGATATGCTTGGTTTGGAAGTAGCACAGACGCCCTCGTCTGTGAATAATATGAAAAATACTCAGACGGGGGCGCCTGAGCTACTAAGAATTGACGTATCTCATTTGCCGGCAGGTGTGTATTTCGTCAAAATTAATTGCAGCAATGGAGCTTGCTCCATTGTCGAGAAATTTGTGAAGATGTAA